A window of uncultured Draconibacterium sp. contains these coding sequences:
- the rbfA gene encoding 30S ribosome-binding factor RbfA encodes MEQYSTRQNKIARLIQREMADILLKINKTHFTGKLISVSVVRITKDLGIARVYLSIFPSEFAEEILKDLTAINKQLRGELGRKVGKSLRVIPNLEFYIDDSLDYIEKIDKLLD; translated from the coding sequence ATGGAACAATACAGTACACGACAGAATAAAATTGCAAGGCTGATTCAACGCGAAATGGCCGACATTCTTTTAAAGATCAACAAAACACATTTTACCGGAAAACTTATCAGTGTTAGCGTTGTGCGGATTACCAAAGATCTTGGAATTGCACGGGTATATTTAAGCATTTTCCCATCTGAATTTGCCGAAGAAATTTTAAAAGATCTAACTGCAATTAACAAACAATTGCGCGGCGAGCTGGGCCGAAAAGTGGGTAAAAGTTTACGAGTTATTCCAAATCTGGAATTCTACATTGACGATAGTCTTGATTACATCGAAAAAATTGACAAATTATTGGATTAA